The following proteins are co-located in the Hydrogenispora ethanolica genome:
- a CDS encoding D-alanyl-D-alanine carboxypeptidase family protein, with the protein MRVFFISRKLLWGFFLTLAGGGALAVIGLNPARPIMSDGYQIREQFPPLTYVPGYEQGPRVRAGAAIIIEAKTGAILFAKNAEQRRAPASTTKMMTAIVALEKGNLNRTVTISRRAAAVPGSSIPIRAGERVLLKELLKGMMLESGNNGSVAVAEGVAGGVDPFIELMNRKAKEIGALQTNFRNPHGLRAPSHYTTALDLALIARYGLANPKFAALVSRKTATLQKLGGKDEKLWNTNRLLWSFQGADGVKTGTTNEAGYCLVASATREGQRYIAVVLNSGDRWGDCARMLEYAFTEFTTVQIANTRKALARVSVAGGRPRQVLVYPRANLFAVVRKGQEGLVRAQLTLIPQPVRAPLHPGQALGKIGYRFQDQTVTGVDLVVRQPVRRRWWPW; encoded by the coding sequence ATGCGAGTATTCTTTATCAGCCGCAAGTTGTTATGGGGTTTCTTTCTGACGTTGGCCGGAGGAGGGGCGCTGGCGGTGATCGGACTGAATCCGGCCCGGCCGATCATGAGTGACGGGTACCAGATCCGGGAGCAATTCCCGCCTTTGACCTACGTGCCAGGGTACGAACAGGGGCCGCGGGTCCGGGCCGGGGCGGCCATTATCATTGAGGCGAAGACCGGCGCGATTTTATTCGCCAAAAACGCCGAACAGCGGCGGGCGCCGGCCAGCACCACCAAGATGATGACGGCCATCGTGGCCCTGGAGAAAGGCAATCTGAACCGGACCGTTACCATCAGCCGCCGCGCGGCGGCGGTGCCGGGGTCGAGCATTCCGATCCGTGCCGGCGAGCGGGTGTTGTTGAAGGAACTGCTCAAGGGAATGATGCTCGAATCGGGCAACAACGGCAGTGTGGCGGTAGCCGAAGGGGTGGCCGGCGGAGTTGATCCGTTCATCGAACTGATGAACCGGAAGGCGAAAGAGATCGGAGCCTTGCAGACCAACTTCAGAAACCCCCATGGGCTGCGCGCGCCCTCTCATTATACGACGGCGCTGGATCTGGCGTTGATCGCCCGCTATGGCCTGGCCAATCCCAAATTTGCGGCATTGGTGAGCCGGAAGACCGCCACCCTGCAGAAACTGGGCGGCAAGGATGAAAAGCTTTGGAACACCAATCGTCTGCTCTGGAGCTTTCAGGGCGCCGATGGCGTGAAGACCGGCACCACCAATGAGGCCGGGTATTGCCTGGTGGCTTCGGCCACCCGTGAAGGGCAGCGCTATATCGCGGTGGTGCTCAACTCCGGGGATCGTTGGGGCGATTGCGCTCGCATGCTGGAGTATGCTTTTACCGAGTTCACCACGGTCCAGATCGCCAATACCCGGAAGGCGCTGGCCCGCGTCTCCGTGGCGGGCGGCCGGCCCCGGCAAGTTCTGGTATATCCGCGCGCCAACCTCTTCGCGGTGGTGCGCAAGGGCCAGGAAGGGCTGGTCCGGGCGCAGCTGACGCTTATTCCCCAACCGGTCCGGGCGCCGCTCCATCCGGGCCAGGCGTTGGGGAAAATCGGCTACCGTTTTCAGGATCAGACGGTAACCGGGGTTGATCTGGTCGTCCGGCAACCGGTCCGGAGGCGCTGGTGGCCCTGGTGA
- a CDS encoding YkvI family membrane protein, whose amino-acid sequence MALVSAGMRQRGEFGNAPAIAATFIGTVVGAGFASGQEIYQFFSAQGMNGALGLVLTVLLLGVAGDRVFQMGRVIQARSYPDFLRYILGKRLAFAVDLLLLLFFVILIGVMFAGSGTIFAEMGLGYWTGIVATAVILIAVLLHELPGLITANLIIIPLMFCGAAGVAVFAMMTRCSGWPSGSADLRWFLPSLQFSAYNLILALPVLLSLAQRYPLAKTLRKGGWLGSIGLGLMAALIHGAILSHLPHLRNSPLPMVDLARAAGTWMYWGYAFILWAEMLTTLFANTYGVAQRAAVRSGWPFRFWVLVLTMLGIAIARAGFVNLIARFYPLYGLLSLILLIAILTKRLPAAAH is encoded by the coding sequence GTGGCCCTGGTGAGTGCCGGAATGCGGCAGCGGGGGGAGTTCGGAAACGCGCCGGCCATCGCGGCCACTTTCATCGGGACGGTGGTCGGCGCCGGGTTCGCGTCCGGCCAGGAGATCTATCAATTCTTCAGCGCCCAGGGCATGAATGGCGCGCTGGGATTGGTATTAACCGTGCTCCTGCTGGGAGTGGCGGGGGACCGGGTGTTTCAGATGGGACGGGTGATTCAGGCCCGGTCCTATCCCGACTTCCTGCGATATATCTTGGGGAAACGCCTGGCTTTCGCGGTTGACCTCCTGCTGTTGCTGTTCTTTGTCATTCTGATCGGAGTGATGTTCGCCGGGTCCGGGACGATCTTTGCCGAAATGGGACTCGGCTATTGGACCGGGATCGTGGCCACCGCCGTAATCCTGATCGCGGTACTGTTGCACGAACTCCCCGGTCTGATCACTGCCAATCTGATCATCATTCCCCTGATGTTCTGCGGCGCAGCGGGAGTGGCCGTTTTCGCCATGATGACGCGTTGTTCCGGCTGGCCGTCGGGCTCGGCCGATCTCCGCTGGTTCCTGCCGTCGCTGCAGTTTTCCGCCTACAATCTGATCCTGGCCCTGCCGGTGCTCTTATCCCTGGCCCAGCGCTATCCCTTGGCCAAAACCTTACGGAAAGGGGGCTGGCTGGGGAGCATCGGACTCGGTCTCATGGCGGCACTGATCCATGGAGCCATCCTTAGCCATCTGCCGCACCTCCGGAACAGCCCCTTGCCCATGGTGGATCTGGCCCGAGCGGCCGGGACCTGGATGTACTGGGGGTATGCCTTCATTCTATGGGCCGAGATGTTGACGACCCTCTTCGCCAACACTTACGGGGTGGCGCAACGAGCGGCGGTCCGTTCGGGCTGGCCTTTCCGTTTTTGGGTGCTGGTCCTCACCATGCTCGGGATCGCCATTGCCCGGGCCGGATTTGTCAATCTCATCGCCCGCTTTTACCCGCTCTATGGACTGCTCAGTCTGATTCTGCTCATTGCCATCTTGACAAAGCGCTTGCCGGCTGCCGCACACTAA
- the spoIIE gene encoding stage II sporulation protein E, translating to MAGELTLQYQKDAIPNRNLLTECRAMNRDWSTTARSWVGNSLQIVGQLLLAFFLVRFPVPGGIFPAGAAVLLAANRRKTFEFWALAAGTAAGLFTVYGPLMAWLSMAAFLIWFAATGFFLKKRTSLPLVTSFTIWAVLRIGITTLVGPTLQLYGLAALELLATYLLAIVFGYALKFLENPLKAYSKSSLSALVIMVLMALGGLGDLALLTVKLQDLAAVLLLLAVSYLGGGGAGAVLGLSLAIIQGLTGGGLVTLVTLYGISGLLGGVLKDLGRWGTAAGSALGWFFAMGQLHFQLTVGPQVLPWGIGMVAFLCIPRRYLSQVSNYLPNPESASYSREERQKLREVVMGRLDDLASIFEELAKSFNNGETAAVAEQKPDLYSLLDRVCSKNCQHCTGYELCWRENFYSTYREIFDLLALAELYGEVNSGHLKGKLAKTCFQQFKLLTTINHLFERCQTEYQWQKKLEEGKYFLANQLQGMADIICSLAKEISTDTSFRSEVEEHLKLGFNRIGMSIKDIAVVSMGGERLEIKIRQRSCDRKHECGGLAAPLISKLLGTEYMVWERKCSLENGQCSYCLSPVRRYAVKTNVSKLSKSGNEPSGDSHSLQELKDGHFAVILSDGMGSGEKASEESQTTVAILDKLLESGINSDFAVKMVNSVLLLRSPDESFATVDLVLVDLFDGRAEFIKIGAGSSYIKRGREVISIQSTSLPAGILNTVDAERTEIHLQPGDMIILATDGIIDSKPNQAGKEDWVVRALRQVEVVGPEALGDYLLSLAKINQDGALKDDMTVVVLQFVEREAE from the coding sequence TTGGCCGGAGAATTAACCTTGCAGTATCAGAAAGACGCAATCCCGAACCGGAATCTCCTGACGGAATGCCGCGCCATGAATCGGGATTGGTCCACTACGGCACGTTCCTGGGTGGGGAATAGCTTGCAGATAGTCGGACAGTTGTTGCTGGCCTTCTTTTTAGTCCGCTTCCCCGTGCCCGGCGGAATCTTTCCGGCCGGCGCCGCGGTTTTATTGGCCGCCAATCGCCGGAAAACCTTTGAGTTCTGGGCGCTGGCCGCCGGGACGGCGGCCGGTTTATTCACCGTTTACGGGCCGCTCATGGCCTGGTTGAGCATGGCCGCTTTTTTGATCTGGTTCGCCGCCACCGGTTTCTTCCTCAAAAAGCGGACGAGCCTCCCGTTAGTCACTTCATTTACGATCTGGGCGGTTTTGCGGATCGGAATCACGACGCTGGTCGGCCCGACGCTCCAGCTCTATGGCCTGGCCGCGCTGGAACTCCTGGCCACGTATTTATTGGCGATCGTTTTCGGCTATGCCCTAAAGTTTTTGGAAAATCCGCTCAAAGCCTATTCGAAATCGTCGCTGTCCGCTTTGGTCATCATGGTCCTAATGGCGCTGGGAGGACTCGGCGATTTGGCGTTGCTGACAGTCAAATTGCAGGATTTGGCCGCGGTCCTGTTGTTGCTGGCCGTTTCCTACCTGGGGGGCGGCGGAGCCGGGGCGGTGCTCGGATTGTCGCTAGCGATCATTCAGGGCCTCACCGGTGGCGGGCTGGTTACCCTGGTAACCCTCTACGGGATCAGCGGGCTCCTGGGGGGAGTGCTCAAGGACCTGGGCCGTTGGGGAACGGCGGCCGGCTCGGCGCTGGGCTGGTTCTTTGCCATGGGGCAGCTTCACTTCCAGTTGACCGTGGGACCCCAGGTGTTGCCGTGGGGGATCGGCATGGTCGCCTTTCTCTGCATCCCGCGGCGTTATCTGTCGCAAGTATCGAATTATTTGCCCAACCCGGAATCGGCTTCCTATTCCCGCGAGGAACGGCAGAAGTTACGGGAGGTCGTCATGGGGCGGCTGGATGATCTGGCCTCCATTTTTGAGGAGTTGGCCAAAAGTTTTAACAATGGCGAAACCGCGGCCGTCGCCGAGCAGAAGCCAGACCTATACTCGCTGCTGGACCGGGTTTGTTCGAAAAACTGCCAGCATTGTACGGGGTATGAGCTTTGCTGGCGCGAGAATTTCTATTCGACTTACCGTGAGATCTTCGACTTGCTGGCATTGGCCGAATTGTACGGCGAGGTCAATTCCGGCCATTTAAAAGGGAAGCTGGCCAAGACCTGCTTCCAGCAGTTCAAGCTGTTGACCACCATCAATCATCTCTTCGAGCGCTGCCAGACCGAGTATCAATGGCAGAAAAAGCTGGAAGAGGGGAAATATTTTTTGGCCAATCAATTGCAGGGGATGGCCGACATCATTTGCAGCCTGGCCAAGGAGATCTCCACCGATACCTCGTTCCGGTCCGAGGTGGAAGAACACCTGAAACTGGGCTTCAACCGGATCGGCATGAGCATCAAGGACATTGCCGTGGTTTCCATGGGCGGAGAACGGCTGGAGATCAAAATCCGCCAGCGCAGCTGCGATCGGAAGCATGAGTGCGGCGGCTTGGCGGCGCCGCTCATCAGCAAGCTGTTGGGCACAGAGTATATGGTCTGGGAGCGAAAATGCAGCCTGGAGAATGGCCAGTGCTCTTACTGCCTCAGTCCGGTCCGGCGTTACGCGGTCAAAACCAACGTCAGCAAGTTATCCAAGTCCGGCAACGAGCCCTCGGGCGACAGCCACTCGCTGCAAGAATTGAAGGATGGCCATTTCGCGGTGATTCTCAGCGACGGAATGGGCTCGGGCGAGAAAGCCTCGGAAGAGAGCCAGACCACCGTGGCCATCCTCGACAAGCTCCTGGAGTCGGGGATCAATAGCGACTTTGCCGTCAAAATGGTCAATTCGGTCCTGCTGTTGCGTTCACCCGACGAATCCTTCGCAACCGTCGACCTGGTTTTGGTCGATCTCTTCGACGGCCGGGCCGAATTCATCAAGATCGGCGCGGGCAGCAGTTATATCAAGCGCGGCCGCGAAGTGATCAGCATTCAATCGACTTCGTTGCCGGCCGGGATCCTGAACACCGTGGACGCCGAGCGGACCGAGATTCACCTCCAGCCGGGGGACATGATCATTCTGGCCACCGACGGCATCATCGACAGCAAGCCGAACCAGGCGGGCAAGGAGGACTGGGTGGTCCGGGCCCTGCGCCAGGTGGAAGTGGTCGGACCCGAAGCCCTGGGCGATTATTTGCTGAGCCTGGCCAAGATTAACCAGGACGGGGCGCTCAAGGACGACATGACCGTGGTGGTGCTGCAGTTCGTGGAGCGGGAGGCGGAATAA
- the tilS gene encoding tRNA lysidine(34) synthetase TilS — MLEQLRQTIQEYRLIEPGERIILGFSGGVDSLSLLHALRSLTELRLELWAVYINHSLRPAENRLEEALLREVGARFGVRTQEFVIDVPGRLREKPQSLQLFAREERYRIFREFQKEIGAAKVALAHHRDDQVETVLYRFLRGTGLDGLAGIPVRRDGIFIRPLLEVSRRQILEYARLNGLEWIEDSSNKKTVYRRNRIRLELLPQLETEYNPRLRDAVVRLADLAGEHRQYMEAEVERLAPAVAVRDGERLGIRLAAFLELHPYLQYYFLKKMIGAAGSERPIESAPLLRLRERLNREGTAFKRGDLLKGVSAYLENGVVFLGTAPAALPFDGRVSPVAAPGRTALGDGRELWIESGRLPQNVSIPKDEIYVDPAKLRLPLRVRFWRPGDAFRPFGAPGTQKLHDFFINQKLARAQRTRIPLLVTADDRIVWVIGYRAADDFKVDDRQAMVWRIAIKPLRNG, encoded by the coding sequence ATGCTGGAGCAATTGCGGCAGACGATCCAAGAATACCGGCTGATCGAACCCGGCGAAAGAATCATCCTGGGCTTCTCGGGCGGAGTGGACTCGCTCAGCCTGCTCCATGCGCTGCGGAGCCTGACCGAGCTGCGGCTGGAATTATGGGCGGTCTATATCAATCATTCCTTGCGGCCGGCGGAGAACCGGCTGGAAGAAGCATTGCTCCGGGAAGTGGGGGCGCGCTTCGGAGTCCGGACCCAAGAATTCGTCATCGACGTGCCGGGCCGGTTGCGGGAGAAACCGCAGTCCCTGCAGCTTTTCGCCAGGGAGGAACGGTACCGGATCTTCCGGGAATTTCAAAAGGAGATCGGCGCGGCCAAAGTGGCCTTGGCCCATCACCGGGACGATCAGGTCGAAACGGTGCTCTACCGTTTTCTGCGCGGCACCGGCCTGGACGGCCTGGCCGGCATCCCCGTCCGGCGGGACGGCATCTTTATCCGGCCGCTGCTGGAAGTGTCCCGCCGCCAGATTCTGGAGTATGCCCGGCTTAATGGCTTGGAATGGATCGAGGACTCCTCCAATAAGAAAACAGTCTACCGGCGCAACCGGATCCGGCTGGAACTCCTTCCGCAACTGGAAACGGAGTACAACCCGCGCCTGAGAGATGCGGTGGTGCGTCTGGCGGACCTGGCCGGCGAACACCGCCAGTACATGGAGGCCGAGGTGGAACGGCTGGCCCCCGCGGTCGCGGTCAGGGACGGCGAGCGGCTGGGAATCAGGCTGGCGGCTTTTTTGGAGCTCCATCCCTATCTGCAATATTATTTCTTGAAAAAGATGATCGGGGCCGCCGGGTCCGAGCGGCCGATCGAATCCGCTCCCTTGCTCCGTTTGCGGGAACGGCTGAACCGGGAAGGGACCGCTTTCAAACGCGGCGATCTTTTGAAGGGAGTTTCGGCGTATCTGGAAAACGGCGTGGTTTTCCTGGGGACGGCGCCGGCCGCGCTCCCGTTCGACGGCCGGGTTTCCCCGGTGGCCGCGCCGGGCCGGACTGCCCTGGGGGACGGCAGGGAGTTATGGATCGAATCCGGCCGGCTACCGCAGAATGTCTCGATTCCGAAAGATGAGATCTATGTCGATCCGGCCAAACTGCGCCTGCCGCTGCGGGTGCGATTCTGGCGGCCCGGCGACGCGTTCCGGCCCTTCGGCGCGCCGGGCACGCAAAAACTGCATGATTTCTTCATCAATCAGAAGCTGGCCCGGGCCCAGCGGACCCGGATCCCGTTATTGGTCACCGCCGACGACCGTATCGTCTGGGTGATCGGTTACCGGGCGGCCGACGATTTTAAAGTGGACGACAGACAAGCCATGGTCTGGCGCATCGCAATCAAACCTTTACGAAACGGTTGA
- the ftsH gene encoding ATP-dependent zinc metalloprotease FtsH, producing MLKIAREILLYFLVAILVLVFVARFMKIDNPVDNLNFDQFIKRVEAGKIIDAKVNNNDGTIDGEQKDFPKTKYHVEGPVNHPELYYDLLRSKGVKLSFSNPGNGWWAFILPNLGMIVIFIIFWFFLLNQMQNTGNKALSFGKSRARLHTEDKNKTTFDDVAGEDEAKEELQEIVEFLKQPRRFTELGAKIPKGVLLIGHPGTGKTLLAKAVAGEAGVPFFSISGSDFVEMFVGVGASRVRDLFDQAKKNAPCIVFVDEIDAVGRQRGAGLGGGHDEREQTLNQLLVEMDGFEPNSGIIMLAATNRPDVLDPALLRPGRFDRQVTLDIPDIKGREDILKVHARGKPLAPEVDLTVLARQTPGFTGADLANVLNEAALLAARRGKKKVYMEDCEDAIERVIAGPEKKSRIMSAKEKDLTAFHEAGHALVGHYLPTVDPIHKVSIIPRGQAGGYTLALPLEDKHYNTRTELLENVVFALGGRAAEVIALGEISTGARSDLERSTKIVRKMVTEYGMSEELGYMTFGHGHEETVFLGRDISRDKNYSEEIAAAIDREIKKIMDESFERAKDIIIEHRDALDRIAQALMEKETIEGPEFLAVLEKKAGDEPPAVPETVPAEPTEA from the coding sequence TTGCTGAAAATTGCTCGGGAAATACTACTCTATTTTTTAGTTGCGATTCTCGTGCTAGTATTTGTGGCTCGTTTCATGAAGATCGATAACCCGGTCGACAACCTCAACTTTGATCAATTCATCAAGCGGGTGGAGGCCGGTAAAATAATCGACGCGAAGGTCAATAACAACGACGGGACCATCGACGGGGAGCAGAAAGACTTTCCGAAGACCAAGTATCACGTGGAGGGCCCGGTCAACCATCCGGAGTTGTACTACGATCTCTTGCGCAGCAAAGGAGTGAAGCTCTCGTTCTCTAATCCCGGGAACGGCTGGTGGGCGTTTATCCTGCCCAACCTGGGCATGATCGTGATCTTCATCATCTTTTGGTTCTTCCTGTTGAATCAGATGCAGAATACCGGGAATAAGGCATTGTCGTTCGGCAAGAGCCGGGCGCGTTTGCATACGGAAGACAAGAACAAGACCACCTTCGACGATGTGGCCGGCGAAGATGAGGCCAAGGAGGAGCTGCAGGAGATCGTCGAATTCCTGAAGCAGCCGCGGCGCTTCACCGAGCTGGGCGCCAAGATCCCCAAGGGCGTGTTGCTGATCGGGCATCCCGGTACCGGCAAGACCCTGCTCGCCAAGGCGGTGGCCGGCGAGGCCGGCGTGCCGTTCTTCAGCATCAGCGGCTCCGACTTTGTCGAGATGTTCGTGGGCGTCGGCGCTTCCCGGGTGCGGGACCTGTTCGACCAGGCCAAAAAGAACGCGCCGTGCATCGTCTTTGTCGACGAGATCGACGCCGTCGGCCGCCAGCGCGGCGCCGGACTGGGCGGCGGACACGACGAGCGGGAGCAGACCCTGAACCAGCTCCTGGTGGAGATGGACGGTTTCGAGCCCAATTCGGGAATCATTATGCTGGCCGCCACCAACCGGCCGGATGTTCTGGACCCGGCCCTGTTGCGGCCCGGCCGTTTCGACCGCCAGGTTACGCTGGACATCCCGGACATCAAGGGCCGCGAGGATATCCTGAAAGTCCACGCCCGGGGCAAACCCTTGGCGCCGGAGGTCGACCTGACGGTACTGGCCCGCCAGACCCCGGGGTTCACCGGCGCGGACTTGGCCAATGTGCTCAACGAGGCGGCGCTCCTGGCCGCGCGGCGGGGCAAGAAAAAGGTTTACATGGAGGATTGCGAGGACGCCATCGAGCGGGTCATCGCCGGCCCCGAGAAGAAGAGCCGGATCATGAGCGCTAAGGAGAAGGACCTCACCGCCTTCCACGAAGCGGGTCACGCGCTGGTCGGGCATTATCTGCCGACGGTCGACCCCATTCACAAGGTTTCGATCATCCCGCGCGGCCAGGCCGGAGGCTACACCCTGGCGCTGCCGCTGGAGGATAAGCACTATAATACCCGCACCGAACTGCTGGAGAACGTGGTCTTCGCCCTCGGCGGCCGGGCCGCCGAAGTGATCGCCCTGGGCGAGATCAGCACCGGCGCCCGCAGCGACCTCGAACGCTCCACCAAGATCGTGCGCAAGATGGTCACCGAATACGGCATGAGCGAGGAACTGGGCTATATGACCTTTGGCCACGGCCATGAGGAAACGGTCTTCCTGGGCCGCGACATCTCGCGCGACAAGAATTACAGCGAAGAGATCGCCGCAGCCATCGACCGCGAGATCAAAAAGATCATGGACGAATCCTTCGAGCGGGCCAAGGACATCATCATCGAACACCGCGACGCGCTGGACCGCATCGCCCAGGCGTTGATGGAGAAAGAGACCATCGAGGGTCCGGAGTTTCTGGCAGTCCTCGAAAAGAAAGCAGGGGACGAACCCCCGGCGGTCCCGGAGACCGTTCCGGCCGAACCCACCGAAGCCTGA
- the nadC gene encoding carboxylating nicotinate-nucleotide diphosphorylase has translation MNRLLLEKTVRLALEEDLGWGDITSEAIFTAENEKNLEAPFIAKAGGVVAGFPVAALVYELVDPRVRCSQRVGEGEPVCPGTVIGTVSGPIRSILSGERVALNFLQRLSGIATKTARLTSQIADLPVRLVDTRKTTPGLRMLEKYAVRQGGGANHRFNLADAVLIKDNHIAACGSIREAVDRARRRIPHTMTIEVETETEAQVREALEAGADIILLDNMTPAQMAEMVRLIDRRAVVEASGNIDERNIREVAATGVDIISSGAITHSVAALDISLKISL, from the coding sequence ATGAACCGATTATTACTGGAGAAAACCGTCCGGCTGGCGCTGGAGGAGGACCTCGGCTGGGGCGACATCACCTCGGAAGCCATCTTTACGGCGGAGAATGAAAAAAATCTCGAAGCCCCGTTCATCGCCAAGGCGGGCGGGGTCGTCGCCGGCTTTCCCGTCGCCGCCCTGGTGTATGAGTTGGTCGACCCCCGGGTCCGCTGTTCCCAACGGGTCGGCGAAGGCGAGCCGGTCTGCCCCGGAACGGTCATCGGCACCGTGAGCGGGCCGATCCGCTCGATTCTCAGCGGCGAGCGGGTGGCGCTCAATTTCCTGCAGCGGCTCTCGGGGATCGCCACCAAGACCGCGCGCCTGACGAGCCAGATCGCCGACCTGCCGGTGCGCCTGGTCGATACCCGCAAGACCACGCCGGGATTGCGGATGCTGGAGAAATACGCCGTCCGGCAGGGCGGCGGCGCCAACCACCGTTTTAATCTGGCCGATGCCGTCCTGATCAAGGACAACCATATCGCCGCCTGCGGTTCGATCCGCGAAGCGGTGGACCGCGCCCGGCGCCGCATCCCCCATACCATGACCATCGAAGTGGAGACCGAGACCGAGGCCCAGGTCCGGGAGGCGCTGGAGGCCGGAGCGGACATCATCCTGCTGGACAACATGACCCCGGCCCAGATGGCGGAGATGGTGCGGCTGATCGACCGCCGCGCGGTGGTCGAAGCCTCGGGCAATATCGACGAGCGGAATATCCGCGAAGTCGCCGCCACCGGCGTGGACATCATCTCCAGCGGCGCCATCACCCACTCCGTGGCCGCCCTGGATATCAGCTTGAAAATTTCCCTCTAA
- the nadB gene encoding L-aspartate oxidase: protein MNPFPNLLPAVADSAPYLVIGSGIAGLTAALELCKTARVLLLTKGSLAESNTSYAQGGIAAVIRPPDTPELHYEDTLMAGAGLCDRAAVSTLVHEGPHQVQRLIELGVPFDRKDGAIALTREAAHSRRRILHANGDGTGRQISATLIHRAFRCGNLRLYEEEFAVALITRSGRCCGAVALHQGRLRSFLAGAVILASGGSGQLFGKTTNPAVATGDGMAMAYRAGAALRDLEFVQFHPTALYRPPAPPFLISEAVRGEGALLRNEAGQRFMPDYHELAELAPRDIVARSIFREIEKTGHPSVYLDLAAIAPDRIRERFPNIYGNCLKYGLDITREPIPVAPAAHYMMGGVWTDLWGKTSLPGLFAAGETAATGVHGANRLASNSLLEGLVFGARIAAYLAEHPAESVPDAADPLRVHYPECRTAAARQAEDRRALHRMADHYLGIVRDRPGLERAAQLLKEIPPGPAALEPEYLELQNLLLLGELMVSAALRRTESRGGHFRSDYPAPDPEWRKHILFREHTVEVSE from the coding sequence TTGAACCCTTTTCCAAACCTCCTCCCCGCCGTGGCCGATAGCGCCCCTTATCTGGTGATCGGCAGCGGCATCGCCGGGTTAACGGCTGCCCTGGAACTCTGCAAAACCGCCCGCGTGCTGCTCTTGACCAAAGGCTCTCTGGCCGAAAGCAATACTTCCTACGCCCAAGGCGGTATCGCCGCGGTCATCCGGCCGCCCGATACGCCGGAACTCCATTATGAGGATACCCTGATGGCCGGGGCCGGACTCTGCGACCGGGCGGCTGTCTCCACCCTGGTCCATGAAGGCCCGCACCAGGTCCAACGCCTGATCGAGCTGGGCGTGCCCTTCGATCGCAAGGACGGCGCGATCGCCCTGACCCGCGAGGCGGCCCACAGCCGGCGGCGCATTCTTCACGCCAACGGCGACGGAACCGGCCGCCAGATCTCGGCCACCCTGATTCATCGGGCTTTCCGCTGCGGTAATCTCCGCCTCTATGAGGAAGAGTTCGCGGTGGCGCTCATCACCCGCTCCGGCCGATGCTGCGGAGCGGTTGCGCTCCACCAGGGCCGGCTGCGCTCCTTCCTGGCCGGAGCGGTCATTCTGGCCAGCGGCGGGAGCGGCCAACTTTTCGGCAAGACCACCAATCCGGCGGTGGCCACCGGGGACGGGATGGCCATGGCTTACCGGGCCGGAGCCGCGCTGCGGGATCTGGAGTTCGTCCAGTTTCATCCGACCGCGCTGTACCGGCCGCCGGCCCCGCCCTTTCTGATCTCGGAGGCGGTGCGCGGCGAGGGCGCGCTGCTCCGCAACGAGGCCGGGCAACGCTTCATGCCGGACTATCACGAACTGGCGGAACTGGCGCCGCGCGACATCGTGGCCCGCTCGATCTTCCGCGAGATTGAGAAGACCGGCCATCCTTCGGTATACCTGGATCTGGCGGCGATCGCGCCCGATCGGATCCGCGAACGGTTCCCCAATATCTACGGCAACTGCCTGAAGTACGGTCTGGATATCACCCGGGAGCCGATCCCGGTGGCGCCGGCGGCCCATTACATGATGGGCGGGGTCTGGACCGACTTATGGGGCAAGACCTCCCTGCCGGGGCTCTTCGCCGCCGGGGAGACCGCCGCCACCGGAGTCCACGGCGCCAACCGCCTGGCCAGCAACTCGCTGTTGGAGGGGTTGGTCTTCGGCGCGCGGATCGCCGCCTACCTGGCCGAGCATCCGGCGGAATCCGTCCCCGACGCCGCTGACCCGCTCCGGGTCCATTATCCGGAATGCCGGACCGCCGCCGCGCGCCAGGCGGAAGACCGGCGGGCACTGCACCGCATGGCCGACCATTACCTGGGCATCGTCCGGGACCGTCCCGGGCTGGAGCGGGCGGCGCAATTATTGAAAGAAATTCCGCCGGGCCCGGCCGCCCTGGAACCGGAGTATCTGGAGCTGCAGAACCTGCTCCTCTTGGGCGAATTGATGGTCTCCGCCGCCCTGCGGCGCACCGAGAGCCGCGGCGGCCATTTCCGCTCCGATTATCCGGCGCCCGACCCGGAATGGCGGAAGCATATTTTATTCCGTGAACATACGGTGGAGGTAAGCGAATGA